The following are encoded in a window of Alphaproteobacteria bacterium genomic DNA:
- the tuf gene encoding elongation factor Tu, with product MAKAKFERNKPHVNIGTIGHVDHGKTSLTAAITKVLAETGGATYVDYANIDKAPEERERGITISTAHVEYETEARHYAHVDCPGHADYVKNMITGAAQMDGAILVVSAADGPMPQTKEHILLAKQVGVPTMVVFLNKVDQVDDPELLELVELEIREELSKRDFDGDNIPIIAGSALAALEDTNEETGRQAILKLMAAVDEWIPMPQRPLDRPFLMPIEDVFSISGRGTVVTGRVETGIVKVGEEVEIVGIKDTRKTTVTGVEMFRKLLDQGQAGDNIGALIRGVGREEVERGQVLAKPGSITPHTDFSAEVYVLSKDEGGRHTPFFANYRPQFYFRTTDVTGEVVLPEGTEMVMPGDNVTLGVKLIAPIAMDMGLRFAIREGGRTVGAGVVGTITK from the coding sequence ATGGCGAAAGCTAAGTTCGAGCGCAACAAGCCGCACGTGAACATCGGCACCATCGGTCACGTCGACCATGGCAAGACGTCTCTGACGGCCGCGATCACCAAGGTGCTCGCCGAGACCGGCGGCGCGACCTATGTCGACTATGCCAATATCGACAAGGCCCCCGAGGAGCGCGAGCGCGGAATCACCATCTCGACCGCTCACGTCGAGTATGAGACCGAAGCGCGCCACTATGCGCACGTCGATTGCCCGGGCCACGCCGATTATGTGAAGAACATGATCACCGGCGCCGCCCAGATGGACGGAGCGATCCTGGTCGTGTCGGCCGCCGACGGCCCGATGCCGCAGACCAAGGAGCACATCCTGCTCGCCAAGCAGGTCGGCGTTCCGACCATGGTCGTCTTCCTCAACAAGGTCGACCAGGTCGACGATCCCGAGCTGCTCGAGCTGGTCGAGCTGGAGATCCGCGAGGAGCTTTCCAAGCGCGACTTCGACGGCGACAACATTCCGATCATCGCCGGCTCGGCGCTCGCCGCCCTCGAGGACACCAACGAAGAGACCGGCCGCCAGGCGATCCTGAAGCTGATGGCCGCCGTCGACGAGTGGATCCCGATGCCGCAGCGTCCGCTGGATCGGCCGTTCCTGATGCCGATCGAGGACGTGTTCTCGATCTCGGGCCGCGGCACGGTCGTCACCGGCCGCGTCGAGACCGGAATCGTCAAGGTCGGCGAGGAAGTCGAGATCGTCGGCATCAAGGACACACGCAAGACCACGGTCACGGGCGTCGAGATGTTCCGCAAGCTGCTCGATCAGGGCCAGGCGGGCGACAATATCGGCGCACTGATCCGCGGCGTCGGCCGTGAGGAAGTCGAGCGCGGCCAGGTTCTGGCCAAGCCGGGTTCGATCACCCCGCACACCGATTTCTCGGCCGAGGTTTACGTCCTCTCGAAGGACGAGGGCGGCCGTCACACGCCGTTCTTCGCCAACTACCGTCCGCAATTCTACTTCCGCACGACCGACGTGACGGGCGAAGTGGTCCTGCCGGAAGGCACCGAGATGGTCATGCCCGGCGACAACGTCACGCTCGGCGTGAAGCTGATCGCCCCGATCGCCATGGACATGGGCCTGCGCTTCGCGATCCGCGAAGGCGGCCGGACCGTCGGCGCAGGGGTTGTCGGAACGATCACGAAGTAA